The following are encoded in a window of Labrus bergylta chromosome 16, fLabBer1.1, whole genome shotgun sequence genomic DNA:
- the hsd17b1 gene encoding estradiol 17-beta-dehydrogenase 1: protein MDKKVVLITGCSSGIGLSLAVRLASDPNKEYKVYATMRNLAKKERLLECVKGLHRDTMDILQMDVTGQQSILDARDRVVEKRVDILVCNAGVGLMGPLEAQSLDSMRQILDVNLLGTIQTIQAFLPGMKAQGQGRILVTGSTGGLHGLPFNELYCASKFAVEGACESMAVLLQHFNIHVSLIECGPVNTDFLVNLQKAELGDSSLKQVDPHTLSLYEKYLQHCGSVFQNAAQDTEEIVKVFLDAIQSPCPAFRYFTSGDIPPLTKLKITEPDGLTYIGAMSKIIFSDEEQ from the exons ATGGATAAGAAGGTGGTTCTGATCACAGGCTGCTCCTCTGGCATTGGCCTTAGCCTGGCTGTCCGGCTGGCTTCTGACCCCAACAAGGAATATAAAG TCTACGCCACAATGAGAAACCTGGCTAAGAAGGAGCGTCTTTTAGAGTGTGTCAAAGGTCTGCACAGGGACACAATGGACATTCTCCAAATGGACGTGACTGGCCAGCAGTCCATCCTGGATGCGAGGGACCGGGTTGTGGAGAAAAGAGTGGACATTTTAG TATGCAATGCTGGTGTGGGTTTGATGGGGCCACTGGAGGCACAATCCTTGGACTCCATGAGGCAGATTCTGGACGTCAACCTCCTCGGTACCATCCAGACCATCCAGGCCTTTCTGCCAGGCATGAAGGCTCAGGGCCAGGGCCGCATTCTGGTCACTGGCAGCACAGGAGGCCTTCATG GTCTGCCTTTTaatgagctgtactgtgccaGTAAATTTGCAGTCGAGGGAGCATGTGAGAGTATGGCAGTCCTCTTGCAACACTTCAATATTCA TGTGAGTCTCATTGAGTGTGGACCCGTCAACACCGACTTCCTGGTCAACCTGCAGAAGGCAGAGCTTGGGGATTCATCTCTCAAACAGGTTGACCCCCACACACTCAGTCTCTATGAAAAGTACTTGCAGCACTGTGGCTCCGTTTTCCAAAATGCAGCACAGGACACAGAGGAAATTGTAAAG GTATTTCTGGATGCCATCCAGTCACCCTGCCCTGCCTTCAGATACTTCACCAGTGGTGACAttccacctctcaccaaactgAAGATCACAGAACCCGATGGTCTGACCTACATCGGTGCAATGAGCAAAATCATTTTCTCAGATGAGGAACAATAA
- the si:ch73-141c7.1 gene encoding coenzyme Q-binding protein COQ10 homolog, mitochondrial produces the protein MANKTTPLLLKALLDVSEAHSAKVVRGNTKIANTRRLSSCGALVARRASLPLCPTIPTITTSRGFIHLVAPISTRRMEYSECRTLGYTPAQMYDLVANINQYHHFVPWCTKSRVVKGPNGHVLAKLEIGFPPILERYSSEVTCIPNHQVRALCTDGSLFSHLETIWRFAPGDKDVPASCKVDFYVSFEFRSLLHSQLASLFFDEVVKQMIGAFESRAATLYSSQQEASLRRRST, from the exons ATGGCCAATAAAACGACCCCACTTCTTTTGAAGGCACTGCTGGACGTGTCCGAAGCACACTCAGCTAAAGTTGTGCGAGGAAACACCAAAATAGCTAATACCAG ACGCTTGAGCTCCTGTGGTGCCCTGGTAGCTAGAAGAGCCAGCTTGCCTCTCTGCCCAACCATCCCAACCATCACAACTAGCCGGGGCTTCATCCACCTGGTTGCTCCCATCAGCACCCGCAGGATGGAGTACTCTGAATGCCGGACATTAGG GTATACTCCAGCGCAGATGTACGATTTGGTGGCAAATATCAACCAGTACCATCACTTTGTGCCCTGGTGCACGAAGTCACGGGTCGTGAAGGGACCAAATGGTCATGTCCTGGCGAAGCTCGAAATAGGTTTCCCCCCCATCTTGGAGCGCTACTCGTCTGAGGTCACCTGCATCCCAAACCACCAAGTCAGG gCTTTGTGCACTGATGGATCCCTCTTCAGCCATCTTGAAACAATATGGAGGTTTGCCCCTGGAGACAAAGACGTTCCAGCTTCCTGCAAAGTGGACTTCTAT GTGTCATTTGAGTTCAGATCTCTTCTGCACTCTCAGCTAGCCAGCCTGTTCTTTGATGAAGTGGTGAAGCAGATGATCGGTGCCTTTGAATCACGAGCTGCAACGCTCTACAGTAGCCAACAGGAggcatcattgaggaggcggtcAACATGA